The genomic DNA CAGCCCCGGGGGCCTCGTGGAGCGAGGCAGCACCGTGATGACGAGACTGTCACGAAGGGATACTCCCCCCCTAACCAAGCCAGTATAGGTGTGACGCTTGGAAGCTCCTAATTCAGCGATCAGGCGGAGTCTGGGGTTTCGAACCGTGTTCATATTCCCGGGAGAGGCCGCCGTACACCGCCAGCACGGCGTCCAGCGCCTGTTCCGGACCGGGCAGTTCGGCGCCCCTTCCGGCAGCCGCCGCGGCCAGGACTCCGGCGAGTTCGTCGTCGGCGAGCACTCTCCGCACCGCGTCGCGCGTCGCGGCGACGTCCCCGTAGCGCACCAGAAGCCCGCCCTCCCCCACCATCGAGGGGACACCGCCCACCGCGGTGGCGATCACCGGTGTCCCGGCCCGCAGAGCCTCCTGGACGACGAGCGGCTGCCCCTCCCACCGGCTGGGCACCAGGAGGGCCCGCGCGATCCCGAGCAGGTCCACGACATCCCCGCGGGCGCCCAGGAGTCGCACCGGCAGGTCCTCCCTGTCGATGCGGCTCTGCAACTCATGGAGCAACGGCCCCTCACCGGCGACCAGGAACATCGCCCGCGACGCCGGCCCGGTGGGCGGGCGGCCCGGCCCGAAGGCGGCGGCGACGTCGAGCAGAACCTCCAGCCCCTTCTGCTGGGCGAGCCTGGCGACCGTCAGGAGGACGGGCCGGTCCCCGATGCCGAGTTCGGTGCGGATCTCCTCCCCGCTGCGTCCGGACGGCACCAATGCGGGCGCGGGGACCACGGCCGCCTCCACCCACCTGGCGCCCAGCGCCGTCATCCGCTCCCCCAGATCGGGAGAGACCACCAGGATCCGGTCGGCGCGGCGGGCGACGATCCGCTCGAGAACCCCGTAGACCGCGCCGATCGCGCCGCCCGCCGTGGCGGCGTTGTGGAGGGTCACCACCAGGCCGGTCCGGGTTCCGGTCAGGGCGAGCGCGGCCAGCGCGCCGGCCCGCAGTCCATGAGCGTGTACGGCGTGCGCCCCACGCAGCGCCCGCAGGGCCCGCACCGCACGCAGGTCGCCACGCGGCCGGGGCCGATCCGAGATCGGCACCGGGACGAACCGTGCCCCCAGCCGGCCGAACCCGAAGGCGTCCTCGGTGTCCGGCGGCCCGGCCACGACCACCTGATGCCCCCTCCGCACCAGTCCTCCGGCCAGCATGGCCACATGCCGCCCCACCCCGCCCGCGCTGGTGCCCAGCACGAAGGCCAGCCGTGAACCCGAGTCAGCCATCGTCAGCGGTTCCCTCCCGCAGTGTCGGACACCCGCCTGAACCGCCCCAGCAGCATCCGGGCATCCGGTCTGTCGATCACTCCGGCGACGATCGCGAACACCGCCGAACCGGCCACCGCGGCCCCTGCCCCGACCACCACGCACATCCAGCGTGACACGTCGTGGAAAGCCGTGACGACGGTGATTCCGGCACCGTACGCCGCGATCCCGCCGAGCACGGCGGCGAGCAGCGCCCGCCATGTCCCGTCCAATGTCGCCCGGCCCACCGTCCCGAGCACCGCGAGCACCAGCAGCACCCCGCCCACGGTCATACCGACGGTGCTGCCCAGCGCGAGCTGTCCCACGACCTCCGGCCGGGCGTGGGCGGCGCGGGCCAGAAAGATCTGGGCCACCAGCGCGACGGCCCACCCGGCCACCGACGCGACCGCCGCCGGGCGACCCCTGCCGTGGGCGTACAGGACCCGCGCGAGATGGAACATCAGCGCGTATCCCACCAGGCCCGGCGCGAACAGCGCGACGGCCGCGGCCATCTCCCCGGGATCCTCCCCACCCGGCGTGCCCTCCAGGAACACCCGGGACACCGGCATGGCCACCGCCGCCATCACCCCGGCGGCCAGACCCGTCACCAGCAGGATCGCCCGGGTGGAGGAGGCGGCGAGGCCGTCGAAACCGGCCCGGTCACCGTCGGTCGCCCGGGCGGAGAGCGCCGGGAACGAGCTGGTGGCGATCGGCACCACGAGCACCGCGAAAGGGAGCTGGTACAGCGCCCAGGAGTAGGTGTAGAGACCCGTCACTCCCCTACCGCCCAGGTCGTTGGCGAGACTGACCACCACGGTCAGCGTGACCTGCTGGGCGATGAGCACGGCGAGGCCCGCGGTGGCGAGCCGCCCCGCGCGGGCCGCGACGCCCGGAGGGAAGGACAGCGAGGGGCGCAGCCGCAACTTGAGCCGGGCCACCGGGCCGGCCACGGTGACCACCATCGCCGCGGCCGCGACCGTCGCGCCGAGCGAGAGTGTCAGCTGCCCCGCCGTGGTGAGCCGCGACAGGTCGTCGGCGGCTCCATCGCTGACCGGTCCGAACACCAGGTAGGAGGCGACGATCAGCAGGCTGGAGACCAGCGGCGCCAGGGTGGGCCCCATGAACCGCCGGTGGGCCTGGAGCACGCCGTACAGGACCACCGCGAGACCGAAGAAGATCATGCGCGGGGCGAAGACGACGAGCATGCTCGTCCCGGCCGCGACGACCTGGGAGACATCGCATTCCGGCACGTTTCCCACTAGCAGTGTGACGATCGGCCCGGCGAACGCTGCGATGATCAGGGTCAGCGGCACCAAGGCGAGCATCGCCCAGGTGAGCAGGGCCGAGGTGATCCGGCCGACCTCCGCCCTGGCCTCGGGATCGGTGCCGGCCCGGGACGCCGGCGAGGCCAGCACCGGCACCACCATCCCCGCGAGCGCGCCACCGGCCACCAACTCGAAGACGATGTTGGGCACGTAGTTGGCGGTGTTGTAGGCGTTGCTCAGGCAGAGATTGCCGACGGTGTGGGACTGCACGAAATAACGGCCGAATCCGACGATCCGGGCCGCCATGGTCACGACGCCGATGAGGAGCGCCGCCCCGGCGACCCCCTGCCCGATTTTTCTGATCATCAGTGAACGGGCGCCTGCTCCACAGGGCGACGGCCGAGCATGTCGATGCGGTTGAGCACGGGGTGACCGGCGATGACCTTGGTGAAGCTGATCTTCTCCGAGGCCGCGGTCAGCGCGACCACGGTGCCGAGCACCGCCAGGCGTCCGGGACGGCCGAGGGCGACGGAGGCCGCCAGGCCGAGCAGCGCACCCAGCGCGTTCGCCCCCGCGTCGCCCAGCATCGCCCGCTCGCCGAGGTCTTCGTTCAGGAGCGCGACCGCGGCGCCGACGGGCAGCGCGGCCAGGGTGGCCGAGGTCGGAGTGCCGCGGTAGAGGCCCACGGCGAGCAGGGGGGCGCCGGTGAGCAGGCCGACCTTGACGGCCCGGCCGGGACGCAGGTCGAAGAGATTGGCCAGGTTGGCGCAGCCCGCGATCAGCACGCCGTTGACCACGGTGTCGACGGGGCTGCGGGAGGTCAGCGCGGCGGCCGCCAGGCCCGTCACCCCGATACCCATGATCTTCACGGCACCGCTGGTGACCTCACCTTTGCCCAGGGCACTGAGATGGCCCTTGAAGCCCTTGGAGGACGTCGCGCCGTACAGGTCGTCGTAGGCTCCGAGACCGCCGGCTCCGGCCACGGCCAGCAGAACGGCCGCGCGGACCCTGGCGGGCAGCCCCGGGACCACGGCGGCGGCCGTACCGGCGCCCGCGACGAAGGCCGGCCCCTCAAGCAGGGTGATGGGCTCGCCCCGGTGGTTGGTCCGGTTCCAGGTCTCCACGTCGCCGACCGGTGGCCGGCGGGTGAAGGCGGCGTAGGCGGCACGGGCGGCCACCGCACCGAGAAGGGCGCCGGTCAGGGCTCCGAGAAAAGCGCGACGGGCCATCGGGTCATCCTCCGGGGGTGGCCGTGGGGGTGGGGATGGGGGACGCGCTGGGCTCGATGCCCGAGACGCCGGAGCCGATGCCGTACTGTCCCGTGACCCCGGACAACTGCTCCCGCAGAGCGTAGACCACCACAATCCGACCCGCAGGCATATCGACGTTGTCGACGCTGGAGACCTTCTCCGCGACGGCGGTGTCCTCACGCAACGCGGCGATCGCCCCACCGGACGTGGTGGCGGGCAGAGCACCGGCCAGCACGGCACCCCTGCCGGCCTCGTCCAGGCCGAGGGCCATCGAGACGATCGCGCTCGCCTGCGGAGCCGCGCTCTCCCCCAGGTACGGCTCCGCGGGGGCGATCAGCACGGCCAGGTCCGCACGCTTGGCGGGCTGATCGGTGACGCTGAGCAGGCCGTCTCGCTGGAAGGCTTCGAGGATCCCGGTGGCCGTGGGATTCACCTTGCCCACCTGGGCGGGGTCGCTGGTCACGATCGCGTCAGCGAGCAGGGTGGCCGCCCTGTCATAGGTCGTGCCCTCGACGGGCACGTTCATGTCGATGGGTTTCACCTCGGTGACCAGCTTGTCGATGGAGGCCACGCGGCCGGGGTCGACATATCTGTCGGTGAGAGTGACCCTGCCGGTCACGGTCGCCCCCGACTCGGCGATCACTTCCTGCACCGCCTCGCGCATGCCCGAGGTGGCACCGGGGGCCTCCACGATCACGACGCTCTCGGTCGCCAGCGCATCCTGGACCAGCCGGGGGGTGGCGGCGACGACGAAGGCGTCGTTGCCCGCCT from Streptosporangium sp. NBC_01756 includes the following:
- the murJ gene encoding murein biosynthesis integral membrane protein MurJ, yielding MIRKIGQGVAGAALLIGVVTMAARIVGFGRYFVQSHTVGNLCLSNAYNTANYVPNIVFELVAGGALAGMVVPVLASPASRAGTDPEARAEVGRITSALLTWAMLALVPLTLIIAAFAGPIVTLLVGNVPECDVSQVVAAGTSMLVVFAPRMIFFGLAVVLYGVLQAHRRFMGPTLAPLVSSLLIVASYLVFGPVSDGAADDLSRLTTAGQLTLSLGATVAAAAMVVTVAGPVARLKLRLRPSLSFPPGVAARAGRLATAGLAVLIAQQVTLTVVVSLANDLGGRGVTGLYTYSWALYQLPFAVLVVPIATSSFPALSARATDGDRAGFDGLAASSTRAILLVTGLAAGVMAAVAMPVSRVFLEGTPGGEDPGEMAAAVALFAPGLVGYALMFHLARVLYAHGRGRPAAVASVAGWAVALVAQIFLARAAHARPEVVGQLALGSTVGMTVGGVLLVLAVLGTVGRATLDGTWRALLAAVLGGIAAYGAGITVVTAFHDVSRWMCVVVGAGAAVAGSAVFAIVAGVIDRPDARMLLGRFRRVSDTAGGNR
- a CDS encoding glycosyltransferase family 4 protein; amino-acid sequence: MADSGSRLAFVLGTSAGGVGRHVAMLAGGLVRRGHQVVVAGPPDTEDAFGFGRLGARFVPVPISDRPRPRGDLRAVRALRALRGAHAVHAHGLRAGALAALALTGTRTGLVVTLHNAATAGGAIGAVYGVLERIVARRADRILVVSPDLGERMTALGARWVEAAVVPAPALVPSGRSGEEIRTELGIGDRPVLLTVARLAQQKGLEVLLDVAAAFGPGRPPTGPASRAMFLVAGEGPLLHELQSRIDREDLPVRLLGARGDVVDLLGIARALLVPSRWEGQPLVVQEALRAGTPVIATAVGGVPSMVGEGGLLVRYGDVAATRDAVRRVLADDELAGVLAAAAAGRGAELPGPEQALDAVLAVYGGLSREYEHGSKPQTPPDR
- a CDS encoding copper transporter; translated protein: MIDFRYHLVSVVAIFLALSVGIVLGTSFLEDPAIKTAQSLADGLSKGNTVLRDEIEALQTREAGNDAFVVAATPRLVQDALATESVVIVEAPGATSGMREAVQEVIAESGATVTGRVTLTDRYVDPGRVASIDKLVTEVKPIDMNVPVEGTTYDRAATLLADAIVTSDPAQVGKVNPTATGILEAFQRDGLLSVTDQPAKRADLAVLIAPAEPYLGESAAPQASAIVSMALGLDEAGRGAVLAGALPATTSGGAIAALREDTAVAEKVSSVDNVDMPAGRIVVVYALREQLSGVTGQYGIGSGVSGIEPSASPIPTPTATPGG